The following DNA comes from Miscanthus floridulus cultivar M001 chromosome 5, ASM1932011v1, whole genome shotgun sequence.
TATGATGTGCTATATTTTCGGTTTGGTGGGGGTACCTACTAGTTATGTTCTAAACTTGGTTGCTTCGATTTCAAAGATGAACTTGCTTTTGTGTTAATTGTTCATGCTTCATTAGCATCCATGTAATAGTGATGAATAGCTACAAAGAACATGTTGCCAAGATCACAATCAAAACATCATTATTTGGTAACGCTATAACATATGTACAAACCTGAATTAACATGGCCTTATTTTTTTATGATTCTTATTGCAACGCAAGAGCATCAGAGCATGTTAGGCATCGTTCTGGCTCTAGCTCAGACACCACAAAGCTGGAGCCGAAGTAGAAGCACCGAAAAATGTAGCTCCGCCATCGTGCCATGCCATACGGCGAAAACGGTTCTGGCTCCTTCTCATCCCCACAAGCGCTTAGCCATTCGGTGTGGTCTGGCTCCTCGTGGATGCGGGAGCTGGAGCCAGAGTAATGCCAAATGGGCACTAAATCTAGTGTTTTAGATTCTTGAGTTCACTAGTTTTAATTTCCAAGCCAGACAATCTGATttgtcaaaaataaataaatggtttaaattgctcaTGCGTTAATCCGCAAAAAGAAATCCTCATGTGATGTGCTTTTATTACAGATCCAAAGATGCAATTGCAATTTGCAAGGAAAGCGTAGCCACTCACACCGCTCGTATATAACTCTCCCCATCTTATCGCAACGGCACCCCATCGCCTCATCTTATCCCCCGCGGCCCGCCGCCTCCCGCCGCTGCTACTCACTCCCGACGTACGAGCTCCCAAGAGTTAGCCATGGCGTCCACCACCTTCTCCTCCGCCTTCACCCTCCTCTCCCGCCCCTCCACGTCCCCTTCCCCCACCGCCTCGCTCCCGAGGTCCTCCCTCGCCGTGCCCCACAGCCGCCGGGGACGCCGCGCCGTCGGCGTCTTGTCCACCGCCACCGAGTCCCCCAAGATCTTGGAGCTTGGGGATGCCATCGCCGGGCTCACTCTTGAGGAGGCCCGCAGCCTTGTTGACCACCTCCAGGAGCGGCTCGGCGTCACCGCTGCGGCCTTCGCACCGGCCGCCGTCGTCGCGGCGCCTGGGGCGGGCGGCGCGGGggccgccgaggaggaggcccCCGTTGAGAAGACGGAGTTCGACGTAGTAATTGAGGAGGTGCCCAGCAGCGCGCGTATCGCCACTATCAAGGTGGTGCGCGCGCTCACCAGCCTCGCGCTCAAGGAGGCCAAGGACCTTATCGAGGGTCTCCCCAAGAAGGTTAAGGAGGCCGTCAGCAAGGACGAGGCCGAAGACGCCAAGAAACAGCTGGAGGAGGTTGGTGCCAAGATATCTATCGTGTGACACTAGGTATAATAGGACTCCTTTTTTTTTTCCCTTTAATCTCTTTTCTTTGCATCCCAATCTTTTGTATCCCCACCCATTGTCGTTCATAAAGAATTGCTGTTCGATTATATGAGATTTGTGTATGTGTCAATTCGTTAGCTCATATGTGCGTGAGCTGTATCTGCCTTGTTGGCACTATCATTAATTCATGATGGATTGATGGTGGACAAATGAACAATTTGCTTCCTTGTAAGTGCTTGTTCTGTTGATTGCCATTTTGCTAGCAGTTTTTGTAGTGGTTTGAATTGTGTTTGTTATTATTAATTGGAGGGGGTTTAGAGCGGAAATCATATTTACTGAGTGTTCAAGTTTGTAATTCTGTTACACTCTTAAACAATGTGCATCACTTAATTTCGCTTAAGGCAACCTTCTTAGTTAAGAATACATGAGCAACTGAATTGGGGTTGAATTTTATTGGTGCCATTAATCAGGAAAACTATTGTCAGATGAATTATCTGTAAGTTGGTAATGTTCTGAATGTCTCCAGACCTCATTTCTAGGTTAGTCTGTTCAAATTCAGGACTTCTTTCGTCTCTTCATTTCCACAGCGGAGCAATTTGTCTATCACTTCCTTTGAAAAATTcatggtactccctccgttccaaattgtagaTCATTTTAGTTTCTTCAAGTCAAGGTGTTGATCCATTCTCCTGTGAACATGGTCAAAGCTAAACTAGTTTGACTTAGGACGAACCTAAAAGTGGTCTAGAACTTTAAACAGAGCGAGTATTTGATAAAGAATGCCAGTGATTGTTTATGTTTACTATTCCGTGCATCTTTAATCTTGTGATGATGCAATATTCAGTCTGTTCAGTTAATGGAAGGGTTGATATGAAACCTTTTGCTCGTCACTTAtcagctactccctccatcccaaattataggatgttttggcttttcaagattcatttgctatgtacttagatatacaccGTGTCTacatacatagtaaaaacaatgtatttagaaaagccaaaatgtcttacaaTTTGAGGAGTAGCTCTCTCTAGGTGTTATCTCGGCTTCATGAATTTTGAGTATTACTAttagcttatttcattttttgCTTACGAAAATTGTATCCATACTCCGTGATTGCTTGCTGTTCTCATGAGACATGACCAATGGTACAAttttgttgtcatcttctttggatTAGATCAGCTCACTTATTCATTTATCCTTTTTTTGCAAGCAATTTATTCATTTATCCTAATGGCTTATCATTTGTCAACTGCTATGATTCCTCATTCTCACTGTTTGTGTATGGCTTTAATTTAATTCATTGCGAATTCAGATTTCTTTGTGTGTTATCCTTTTGTCAATACTAGCCGTATTTCTGTCCTTTGAATATTTCATGGTGTTGATAAAAGTTAGTTGtcggggaccaaatactggggtacccaaagatgaagatctaataaccatcaaacgctgatgcttccgaacagacaaGAAAGCAGCTACACTCCTTGCTTGACCCTTGAGGGCTGGCTTCACCTCACCCGACCCTCGGAGggctggactctgcctcgcccgacgtctgggggcaggctccgccttacccgacgtccgagggctgactccgcctcgcctgacgtccggGGCGCCTCgcactgctccttcataatgacgcgCGTGGATGAGGCCGGACACAAGTCAagcgcagtaccgaggaccataccctgcacgcctgcagggaagtaccgtcaggatatgacagGATGGGTGCTTtgagcccttccaggcatgtcagagcccgaacaatgttgtaggcgtcggtatttgtcttacagtgttgtgggcgccgccatcagccctcgggcacgGATTTGACAttagcatacgacaaccactacggtccaggaggaG
Coding sequences within:
- the LOC136452635 gene encoding large ribosomal subunit protein bL12c-like; the protein is MASTTFSSAFTLLSRPSTSPSPTASLPRSSLAVPHSRRGRRAVGVLSTATESPKILELGDAIAGLTLEEARSLVDHLQERLGVTAAAFAPAAVVAAPGAGGAGAAEEEAPVEKTEFDVVIEEVPSSARIATIKVVRALTSLALKEAKDLIEGLPKKVKEAVSKDEAEDAKKQLEEVGAKISIV